A window from Pseudomonas sp. MRSN 12121 encodes these proteins:
- a CDS encoding cbb3-type cytochrome c oxidase subunit 3 — translation MGLELDTGMIRGLGTLVVMIAFIGLSIWVFNAKRNPEFAQARLLPFADEPAPELPGTSSDDAQSEEHATRSIRP, via the coding sequence ATGGGTCTTGAACTCGATACCGGCATGATCCGCGGGCTCGGCACGCTGGTGGTGATGATCGCCTTCATCGGCCTGTCGATCTGGGTCTTCAACGCCAAGCGCAACCCGGAGTTCGCCCAGGCACGCCTGCTGCCCTTTGCCGACGAACCTGCGCCGGAACTGCCCGGCACTTCATCTGATGACGCTCAATCCGAAGAGCATGCGACAAGGAGCATTCGGCCATGA
- the ccoO gene encoding cytochrome-c oxidase, cbb3-type subunit II: MKHEVIEKNVGLLMLLMVFAVSIGGLTQIVPLFFQDVTNKPVEGMKPYTALQLEGRDIYIREGCVGCHSQMIRPFRAETERYGHYSVAGESVWDHPFLWGSKRTGPDLARVGGRYSDDWHRAHLYNPRNVVPESKMPAYPWLVTQPVDSSHTETKLRAMRTLGVPYNDDDIAGAVASLKGKTEMDALVAYLQVLGTAIKSKR, encoded by the coding sequence ATGAAACACGAAGTCATCGAGAAAAACGTCGGCCTGCTGATGCTGCTGATGGTATTTGCCGTAAGCATCGGCGGTCTGACCCAGATCGTCCCGCTGTTCTTCCAGGACGTCACCAACAAGCCGGTGGAAGGCATGAAGCCCTACACCGCCCTGCAGCTGGAAGGCCGCGATATCTACATCCGCGAAGGCTGCGTCGGTTGCCATTCGCAGATGATCCGTCCGTTCCGCGCCGAGACCGAACGCTACGGCCACTACTCGGTCGCCGGCGAAAGCGTCTGGGACCACCCGTTCCTGTGGGGCTCCAAGCGCACCGGTCCGGACCTGGCCCGGGTCGGCGGCCGCTACTCCGACGATTGGCACCGCGCGCACCTGTACAACCCGCGCAACGTGGTGCCCGAATCGAAGATGCCGGCCTACCCGTGGCTGGTCACCCAGCCGGTCGACAGCAGCCACACCGAAACCAAGCTGCGCGCCATGCGCACCCTCGGCGTGCCCTACAACGACGACGATATCGCCGGAGCCGTTGCCTCCCTCAAGGGCAAGACCGAGATGGATGCCCTGGTCGCCTACCTGCAAGTGCTCGGCACTGCCATCAAGAGCAAGAGGTGA
- the ccoP gene encoding cytochrome-c oxidase, cbb3-type subunit III: MTTFWSTYICVLTIGSLIGLTWLLIGTRKGETKGSVDQTMGHSFDGIEEYDNPLPQWWFLLFAGTLVFSVGYLILYPGLGNWKGVLPGYEDGWTQTKEWEKEMNKADAKFGPIFAKFAAMPVEEVAKDPQALKMGGRLFASNCSVCHGSDAKGAFGFPNLADNNWRWGGSADTIKATIMGGRMAAMPAWGEVLGEDGVKNVAAYVRHDLAGLPLPADSGADLAAGKQAFATTCVACHGANGQGTEIMGAPNLTQPAGFIYGTSLTQLQQTIRHGRQGHMPAQNELLGNDKVQLLAAYVYSLSHNAAAQPQPETASGQ, translated from the coding sequence ATGACCACCTTCTGGAGTACGTACATCTGCGTACTGACCATAGGCAGCCTGATCGGCCTGACCTGGCTGTTGATCGGCACGCGCAAGGGCGAGACCAAGGGCAGCGTCGACCAGACCATGGGCCACAGCTTCGATGGCATCGAGGAGTACGACAACCCGCTGCCGCAGTGGTGGTTCCTGCTGTTCGCCGGCACCCTGGTGTTTTCCGTCGGCTACCTGATCCTCTACCCGGGCCTGGGCAACTGGAAAGGCGTCCTGCCCGGCTACGAGGACGGCTGGACCCAGACCAAGGAATGGGAAAAGGAGATGAACAAGGCAGACGCCAAGTTCGGGCCGATCTTCGCCAAATTCGCGGCCATGCCCGTGGAAGAGGTGGCCAAGGACCCACAAGCCCTGAAGATGGGCGGACGCCTGTTCGCCTCCAACTGCTCGGTCTGCCACGGCTCGGACGCCAAGGGCGCCTTCGGCTTCCCCAACTTGGCCGACAACAACTGGCGCTGGGGCGGCAGTGCCGACACCATCAAGGCCACTATCATGGGCGGCCGCATGGCCGCCATGCCGGCCTGGGGCGAAGTGCTGGGCGAGGATGGGGTGAAGAACGTCGCCGCCTATGTACGCCACGACCTGGCCGGCCTGCCGCTGCCGGCCGACAGCGGCGCCGACCTGGCCGCCGGCAAGCAGGCGTTCGCCACCACCTGCGTCGCCTGCCACGGCGCCAATGGCCAGGGCACTGAAATCATGGGCGCGCCGAACCTGACGCAACCGGCCGGCTTCATCTACGGCACCAGCCTGACCCAGCTGCAACAGACCATTCGCCATGGTCGCCAGGGCCACATGCCGGCGCAGAACGAACTGCTCGGCAACGACAAGGTCCAGCTGCTCGCGGCCTATGTCTACAGCCTGTCGCACAACGCGGCTGCCCAGCCGCAGCCTGAAACCGCAAGCGGGCAATAA